The genomic window CAAAACCGTTGGCAGCCTCCCGCCCACCGTCCGCAGCCCCGCCTCGCTCTCCTAGATGACGTCACCAGCCCGGCGCTCTCCCTCGCCGGCGCCCAGACCGCTTCTAAAGCCCGGGAGCCCTAGATGAGCGTGCGCGGCGTCCGGCGGCACGGATTGGCTGAGGGAGGCATGGGGCGGAGCTATGGCCTCACCACTGAGGTTTGAGGAGCCGGTGGGGCGGGACTCCGCGGAAACCGGAAGTGTCTTGTGACGGGCACCAGGAGCAGTTCCGGTGAGTCCGGGGGTGGGGTTCCCGCCGGGTTGGGGGGAGTCGGGGATCGGGAACTGGAGCCCTCGGAGTGTGGGCGGTCTCGGAGCGAGCCTTACACTCTCTGCCCTGCAGATGACTGTTCACAACCTGTACCTGTTTGACCGGAATGGAGTGTGCCTTCATTACAGCGAGTGGCACCGCAAGAAGCAAGCGGGGATCCCCAAAGAGGAGGTGACGAGAGGGCCCGCGCAATCCGGGTGACCTCGCATCTCCAAACGCACATAGTCTCAGCCCAGCCCTTCCTCTCCAAACCCCATCTGGTTCCCACCCCTATCCCGTCTCCTTCAACAACCGAGAGCTaactctgtccttctccctccaggAGTACAAGCTGATGTATGGGATGCTTTTCTCTATCCGCTCCTTTGTCAGCAAGATGTCCCCGCTAGACATGTACGCTGTCAGAGGGGATGCTGAGGGAAGGAGGGCTAGCCTTGGgaatttggggggcgggggagattTTGTGGAGTGGAAGAGACATTGGCCcccaggagaggggaaggagacagagggagaggggagggagagaaagaggctgAGTCTGGACCCAGAGCTGGTCTGAGAGGCAGGGGGGAAGATCTGAAGGTAGAGACGTTGGGTGGGGGGGCTAAATTGAGGAGTGAAGGTGGGAGGTGTCTTTACTAAATCAGCCTGCTATGAACAATGATGTTTAGGGAGTCGACCTAGACAGGATCAGAAGTATCTCTTGGTAGATAGAGATTATATGCTCCCACTCCTTAACGTCCTCCCATCTCTGCAGGAAGGATGGCTTCCTGGCCTTCCAAACTAGCCGTTACAAGCTCCATTACTACGAGACGCCCACTGGGATCAAGGTTGTCATGAATACTGACTTGGGCGTTGGACCCATCCGGGATGTGCTGCATCATATCTACAGTGCGGTCAGTGCCAGCCCCGGGGACCCTTCCCTCCTCTAAAGCTCCTCAACAGCCATGGCCACTTAGTTAAGCCTCAAGACTCCTTGAGCTTCCCTGCCCTAACCTTCTGTGCTGTAGCTCTGTTGAAGTCAAGAGTTTTCTCAAGACTCTTTAGGTCCTGAAACACTTTCTTCTCCGGGAGGCTTGCGTCCCAGCCCTCAGTGCTTGTGCATTCGCACAGCCCTGAGATCCCATTAGGTTTTGGGGTTGGAAACAAGAAGGATCTGAAGCCTGGCTCTAACATCCTTCCCCTCCATAGCTATATGTGGAGCTGGTGGTGAAGAACCCCCTGTGCCCACTGGGCCAAACTGTGCAAAGTGAGCTCTTCCGGTCCCGGCTGGACTCCTACGTCCgctctctgcctttcttctctgcccGCGCTGGCTGAAGGAAGCACCCTACCTCACCCCCCAGGAGAATCCCTGTCTTCCTGGGCCCCTTCCTAACCTGTTTTATATGAAGGTCCCACTGTGTGCCCCTCTACCACCTGCTGTTCCACAACAGCCCTCCCAGGGCAACAGTGTAAAGCCTGCCCTCGTGCCCTCCTGGTCCAAGGAAGGAAGCCTCCAGGAATCCCTACACCTCCAAACCAGGCCCTCTCCAGTTTTATCCCCTACCTGATGCTGCAAACGTACAGAATAAACTTTTTGTCACCCTCTGCAGCCTAAGCGTGTCAGTTTGTCGGTTTGGTTGGTCCGTCAGGGTCCTGCCCCACTCAGGAAGGCATGAACCAGGGTGGCCCCATACTGTGAGCCTGTAAAGAGGCTTTGTCCATGGGCATCTCAACAATGACAGATCTCACTCCCCTCACAATGGGCTTACGTCCATCATGAGTTGAAAATATAAGTCAAGGATGCTTTTAATTCACCTCCTCTAgcaaacatcatagcttagcctggCCTATCTTAAATGTGTTCAGAATACTTACATTAGTCCAcggttgggcaaaatcatctaatatAAAGCCCACTTTacaataaagtgttgaatatgtTATGtgatttattgaatactgtactgagaGTCAAACAACGACAACAGTATGGTTGTTAAGTGTATGGATGGTTTACACTTGGGATCCAGGGGCCGAGTGGGTCCAAGACTCTCcctgccactgcccagcatcaGGAGGTATCATGCAATATATTGTCAGCCCAGGAAAAGGTCAAAGCTCAAAGCGCAGTTTTACTGAATGTTTGTTGCTTTGGGGCACcatcaaaaagatttaaaaaaaaaaaattgtaagtcaaACCATAACTAGGGACCGTCTGCACTGAcaatttgggggcagggggagctgtCCTGCGTTTTGTCCTGGCCCTCACTCAAGCTGCTGATAGcacagctccccccccccccccccagtcctaGTCACGACAGTCAAAAATGTCGCCAAACCTTGCCTCGTGACCCCTAGGGGACAAAATCACCCCCCACCTGAAAACCACGTTGCTGGAGGAAGACGGACCTGCTGGGGGTCCCAGCGGGTATGATAACCACCCTCCCGGGTTCCGTCCTCCCGGCTTCTCGGTGCACACAGAATATCCATACTGTGGAGCTTTCGAAGGCGGGGCTTATGCAGATGAGCGGCGGGTTTGGCTGGGAGGCGGGCGGTTTTATTCAGATGAGGGGGCGGTGTCTGCATGTTGATTATTTGGGCCCGCTGCCGACGCTTCTGGGAGCCTAGCGGTTCCGCTGCGGTTTGGGCTGAGGTGGCATCTCTCTTCCACCACCGCCCCTAGTCCCTAGGTCCCTATCTCATAGGACTGCCCTCGACCTTTACCCTCAcccatttcccctcctcctctccgcTCCAGGGACCCCGTATCCGAATATCTGCCCTTGTGCCACCTCCCGCGTTTCTCCCCTCCCGCAGCAAACCCCGCGACCTCCAGCAACCCGCCCCCGCGGGCCCGATCCTGCCTGGCGGATCCTGCCTTCCCGCTCTCCCAGGACTCGCGCCACTACACCCCCCGCCGTCCGCGCCCGGGCTTCCCGGTTCCCAACTCCTCCCGCCCCCTcggagccccctcccccgccccggccaGCTGGCATGCAGGTGTCTATTGCGTGTACCGAGCAGAACCTTCGCAGCCGGAGCAGTGAGGACCGTCTGTGTGGACCCCGGCCGGGCCCCGGGGGCGGTAATGGCGGGCCGGTCGGCGGGGGGCATGGGAATCCTCCGGGGGGAGGAGGGTCGGGCCCCAAGGCCCGGGCCGCACTGGTCCCCCGACCCCCAGCGCCCGCTGGGGCCCTCCGAGAGAGCACCGGCAGAGGCACTGGCATGAAATACAGGTATGGGGGTGGCCGAGCAGCCCACCCCATCTGCTCCCCTTTCCTAACCACTTAGGCTTCCTGGGATGCCGCTAGGACCCCCTCAGTCTTCGCTAAGAAGGTCCCACCCAGCTCATTCCATCTCTTCCTCCCATCACCGGGGCGCTCCCTTACTTAgtccttctctttgtctctgacgATACCCCTGACTAGGAGAAAATTAACTTTACCAAGGTTGACCCGTCCTGTCAGAGCCAGGTGATGATCCTGAGCTTGTCTCCTTATCCCCAGGAGGGCCAGGGATGCAGGAATCTCCAGGCTGGGCCCCCTCTGGGATGGCATGTCCTTGGGTAGATgtcctgggaagggggtggggtaggaAACAGCTTCTCACTCTGGCCCTCTCAGGATGCCTGACCCAGATACTGCCCTCACCTGCCCCAAGGGCCGGGTATCCTGCAACCTTTCTTGGTGGGGAGGGCACTGGGGCTCTTGGAAGTGTGGACCACATTTCTCAGCCCCATGCTGAGGACAGACGGGGTCCTGGTGGAGAAAGTAGATGGGATTGTAGCGGACTTTCTCAGAGAACTGCTGGGCTCTCAGAACTTGCataggggaagaagggaggggctCCTGCCTGGTAGTGAGCAGAGGTCGCTCATCTGATCTCCTCCACGTGTTGGCTCTGATTGAGAAGCTAAGCCAACGACCTGGGTGAGGCGGCCTTAGGAGGAGGGGGCTGTCTGGGTGAGAGGCAGACACCACAAGCCCACAGGAGTGGAGGGAGCCAACGGAGGAAGAGGGACAACTGGCCTTTCCTGTCACACtccccacccaggtgtcctaccTGTGTTTGGGGGGCCCATGCACCTACCCTGCCCAAGGACCCCTGCCTGCCTGAGTGCCTGAGCCTCACTTGGTTTACCCCTTTGCACCGTAGTGTCTGCCCCTCAGTATAGCCCTCTTTATCTGCGGGTCTGTTTCCACAAACTCATCCCCATCAGCCTGTCACGTTCCTCCCAGCCCCAAACTGCACACATCCCAGAGATGACGCAAACACAGACGAGATCCCACCAGGAGAAACACAAACCAGGAAGCAAGAGAGGCTCCGGATGTTGTCTCTAGAGTCATTTACTCGTTCACTTACGCTCCAGGCGGAGCCCTGCCCAGCTCGGTGGGCCCACTGGGCCTAGTTCTTTGGACTGAGCTACCTGAGGGCTTCTGATTCTGGAAGGAGAGGAGCTGGGGGCTGATGGTCTCTGTCCTTAATGGAGGCTCCAccccttcctgctgcttctgTATCCTGCAGGAACCTAGGCAAGTCTGGTCTGCGGGTGTCCTGTCTTGGCCTAGGTGAGTCAGACAGCAGAGGaatgatggggtgggggggcattcGTGCCTTGCCGCCCACTGTGGTCCCATGCCTGGCTTCTCTCTCGCAGGCACCTGGGTCACGTTTGGTTCTCAAATATCGGATGAGGTATGAGTGATGGGCCCTAGAAGCAgggtgaggaggtgggaggggacCAGAGAAGAGGGGAGTGGACTTGGAGAGAGGTTTGGACGACAAGCATGGGGAATGGTGGGCctgaggctggaggctggggctggggcagaggagcaGTGGGGCTGGGCACAGAGGGAGCTCTATGAGGGCCACAGCCATTGACCTTCATCTCTTTCTGTCACCTCCCTAGACGGCAGAGGACGTGCTGACAGTGGCCTATGAGCACGGTGTAAACCTGTTTGACACGGCTGAAGTCTACGCAGCGGGGAAGTAAGGACTGGGGTAAAGGAGCCAAGTGAGAACATCGGGGGCTTCTTATTTCCCTCTAGGGAACCCTGGGAACTCCATGAACACTAAGTTCCAATCTTCCAGCCAATGGGCTCCTGATGCACTATGGGAATTGTAGTCTCAACATTAGTCCCTCTTCAGTGTAGAGCACAGAGGGTGTCCTGGACAgtccaaataaaataaagccaacaCGTACCCATGGCTTCACGCTGGGTCCTGTCAAACCTAGCCAAAACCTAGGAAGACCTTCCCCCACGTCTTCTCCCATCTGCAACACTTTGCTGCTCATCTTCAAGACTTGGCCCGAAGTCAGCTCCTCCAAAAAGCCTTTGCCCAGCTCCCCAGATTGGTCAGCACCCACCTCGGCTCCCAAAGCACTTATACTGGCTTCTGACCCATCAGCTGTCAGTTACTGGTTTATGTAGCCATGTTTGCTGCTCAACTGGGAAGCTCCTCCTTCCATGGAACTTGTCCAAGTCACCTATGTCCCTACGCAGAGCCTAGCCCAGAGCAGGCACCGCTCGTGGGATGACAACATGCCCTCCCAAAACTCACGGTCAAAATGGTCAAGCAAACCGAAAACACAGGGAGAgatgagaggttaagtaacaggGAAACTTCGGTAACCATCAGATGTAACAAATTAAGACCTGTCACAGGCTAGTGCATAATTAAGTGCCAAAGGATTGAGCCAGTAAGAGCTATGGAAGGTGACAGGAAGGGCTGAGCACAGACCAGCAATCAGAGAACATTTTCAGTAAAATGAATCAGAATCCAAGCTGAGCTTTGGAAGATGGGATTTTGCAGAGACTCAAAGAAGGGGGAGGGCAATGCAGATGGTGGGAACAGACAACAAGGTGTCCTCCCCGCTTCCCTAGGCTGTCCCTGTCCCCTCACATTCTATCCCTTCGACACCTGGAACAGAGCTTGGCAACAGTTGATGCACAGCTGAttcttgctgaatgaatgaaaagtacATGACCACATCCCAAGTGCTGGGAGCCCTTCTTATTTTGTCCACGATGGGGCTGACAGCCTAATGAGCTCGTGGTCTATGGTCTGCTTTACCAGAAAGGAAATGGGTAGAAGGGaaaagtgggggggaggggaaggaactgAGCCATCTTGGAAAGGTCGGTGTTTCTGACATGATCTTCCTTCCAGGGCTGAAAGAACCCTCGGGAACATCCTTAAGAGCAAAGGATGGAGGTGAGTCTGGGTTTGAGGGGCTGCCAGGGAAGTGCTCATCCCAAAtcccttttcttgcttctttctttttgtctttttccaggAGATCAAGCTATGTCATCACCACCAAGATTTTTTGGGGAGGACAGTAAGTGGCTGCCACACTCTATTTGGGGAGAGCTATAGAAAATGTGTGAAGAGAGGTGGGGTTTGGCCGTCACCCCAGATCCGCAGCCTGCCCCTGGGGGACCCGTGCAATCCAAGTCCCTCGGGGGTTTGGATGTCACCCCAGATCCGCAGCCTGCCCCTGGGGACCTGTGCAATCCCAGTCCCTCGTGGTGCCAGGCCATCTCTGCTCCTGTCTTTGTCACGCCTCATCTTTGACTTCCCTTTTCCTGCAGGGCAGAAACCGAGCGAGGCCTGAGCCGCAAACACATTATCGAGGGTGAGAGTTCGGGGCTGGGAAGAGCGGCTGCATACAGAAGCCAGAAGAGTTGGGAACGTTCTCTGAAACTTTGAGTTGGAGGCTGTGCATGGGGAGCTGGGAGTTAGGCAGCTGTGGCAAGAGGGTAATGTCTGAATCCTGAGCAAAGGGAGGCTGAAGCACttaccttcccccccccccccccccgcccctgccccaggctTGCAAGGATCCCTGGAGCGCCTCCAGTTGGGATACGTGGACATCGTCTTCGCCAACCGCTCAGACCCCAACAGTCCCATGGAGGGTAAAAGCagaacccccaccccaaccatcCTTCAAAATAGCACTTCCTCAAactctcagcaggaagccagcctcTGCTCAGGAGGCCTCCCAAGCTCCACGGTGGGGGGCTCAGACCCCCGCTcttgggcagggagggaggtgaaCAGCAGATCCCCATCTCTCTGATTAAATAGAGATGCCCAGGGTCTTGGTGGGGCCAGCCAAGGTGCACAGATCTGGAGCCCTAGATGTCAGGGGCCTGACAgggaggttctctctctcccgtGTGCCTAGAGATTGTGCGAGCCATGACCTATGTCATTAACCAGGGCCTGGCCCTCTATTGGGGGACATCCCGGTGGGGAGCTGCGGAAATCATGGTGAGTGTGCCACCCCACTTCCCCCTTTCACATGGCCACCCCAAAACCCACTCTACCggaggaggggcagtggaagagaGTGGGGAAGAGTGCTCTGACCCCCATCTCTTCCCTGCCCCAACCCAGGAGGCCTACTCCATGGCTAGACAGTTCAATCTGATCCCCCCAGTGTGTGAGCAAGCTGAGCACCACCTGTtccagagggagaaggtggagaCGCAGCTGCCGGAGCTCTACCACAAAATTGGTTCGCAGCCCCCCACCCTACCTTTCCCTGGGCCTATCCATCACCTAGGTCCCTGTCCCCACATCCAATCCTCTTGTCCTTAGGTGTTGGATCAGTCACTTGGTCCCCTCTGGCTTGTGGCCTCATCACTAGCAAGTATGATGGGCGAGTCCCAGATACCTGCAGGGCCACTGTCAAGGTGAGATCTAGGGGCTTGGGATGGCAGGACTGGGCCATCTGGGCCGCTCCGGATGGTGCTCATTCTCCTTGGCCTCCAGGGCTACCAGTGGCTCAAGGACAAGGTGCAGGGTGAGGGTGGCAAGAAGCAGCAACAAGCCAAAGTCATGGACCTTCTTCCCATCGCTCACCAGCTGGGCTGCACAGTGGCCCAGCTGGCTATTGGTGAGACACCACCAGCCCTGGGACCTGCGAGTGGGGGGGCCTCACCTCCTGCCAAGACACCCCCAAAACCAAGACTGGTTTGCCCCTAGGGAGGACCTCTTCCTCAGAGACACTCCTCAAGTGTGGGTGCTGAACGGTGGCTGTTGCCAtcagttctctttcttctctcctctggcCCCAGCATGGTGTCTCCGCAGCGAGAGTGTCAGCTCAGTCCTCCTGGGGGTGTCAAGTGCAGAGCAGCTGATGGAACACCTGGGAGCCCTGCAGGTGAGCTGGGGACTCAGAGGCGGAGCCcatctctgtccccttccccggAAGTCATGTCCTCGCTGTCCACTCCGGAATGGGCTGGGGAGGTCAGTCACTACAAAGGCCTCTCCCTCCGCAGAGGACAGGTCCGGGGCCACAAGGCAAGGTTCTTTTCCCGCCACCTGGCCCCGCAGCGCTGCTCCCCAaacctccctgcccctgcctcgcACACCCCTAGCCCTTCTTCGGGGAGCCAGCAcgtgcccccaccccactgccttcCTCTCCAGGTTCTGAGCCAGCTGACCCCGCAGACGGTGATGGAGATAGACGGGCTCCTGGGGAACAAGCCGCATTCCAAGAAGTAGTCGGTCGAGGGCGCAGGCACCCGCACCGGGGCCGCCGCACCCGCCGAGGACCGCCTCCCGCTGCTGCCTCCCGCCCGCCCCGGATCCCTCCACGCCGCGGCCGCCAGGGAGGCCCCGCCCCCGAACGAGTCCCAGCTTCGAGTAGCGATGCGCATGAACAAAGCCATATCCTTCCGCAAGTGGGGCTCGAGAGGGAAAGTAGTGCGCTGCCCTCCTCGATGCGCTCCGCCGGGCCCTCTTGCTAATCCCGGGCATGAACCACCGGGCcgtcccctctctgccccttggtttcgctcccttctcttcttcccctaaTCGCCGAGAcccaggggaaaacaaaaaaacagggcaGATCCAGGAAACATGCCAATTACCTCAAAAGTGGCCCTGGAGCTGTCATCGAGGGGTAATAACCTAAGAAGCGAGTCGCGACTCCCGCTGGGACAAAGGAACTGGGGCTCTTGCGTTACTCGGTACAAAGGAAGCCAGGCTGGTCCTGGCGGGAAGTAAATGCTGATCGTTGAGGACCCTGCCTCCCagcggaggtggggggggggcgcttaAATTGAGCACGAGTGTCAGTACTTTGTTCTTGCAAAGAagaggggcggtggggagggggagatgcagTGACAGCCCTGACGCAGGTAAAGGGAAGTGTGCTGGCAAAGCAGTGGGGATGGCCCTGGGGAAAAGTTGGGCTGTGCTTTGCAGGACATGGTGACAGCCTTTGGGTCACAGCGGAGACCTGGGGCTAGGATGGTCATGTCTGGGGAGAGACTTTCTAGCCTGTAGCAGGATTTCCTACCTAGCAGTGGAGGACTGCAGTCTTCCTCCTGGCAATAATCTTAAAGCAATAATGCTGGCCTTTCTTCTGTAAGACTTTTCCCAGGGAACTGTAAATAAAATCTCAGCTTGGTCCTCACTGCTGGTGTCTGAAATTGCAGGGTTGGGAGGGTAGGACCTCTGTCTCTGATGACCGGCCCTTGTCTAGCTCCCTGCCATTAGCTACAGCGGGAGCTTTCTCTCTGCGGACCAAGGCATCATGCTGCTAGTCACTGCCAGCCACTGCCCTCGCTGAGGACCCAGGTCCCGCATACCCCAGTCCCTGGTCCccagctttcttccttcctggagTCACCACACCCCTCAGAGCCCAGAGATCTGGCTTCATAGTTTcgctgctcctccctctgacacccttgtctttgttttgtttaaagttgCATTAGCCACCCTTCTCGTCCTATACTTCTCATCTCCCTTCTGATACCCACACAAATGCTGAGGAACTCTCTGGAACTCTTTCGTTGTGGCTGAATGAGAGGGGCTGAGCTGAGGTTGGAGCGTTGGGATTTGGTGAGGGAGAGGTAAGATGAAAACTGGCCTATGGTGGAGATGACATGGAGGGAGGGAATTATcataaaggaaaaagggaaactAGTGAAAAATCAGCTTTCAGGGCggcagaaaagcagactccaATGCGATCATGTCAGAAACGACCCTTAGTCTTCCCCCAAAGGACTCTGATTTCCCTGGGACACAAAGTGGGTGGAAAGTTACACCCCTTAGAGATCACAAGACAGGAGAGGATGCTCTCTGCCTTCCTTAAATTACaacctccccatctcccttctacCCATCCTCACCCCTTCCTCGATCCTGAAGCTGAGAGAGCAGCATAAAACCAatttccaaaaagagaaaagtcagcAGCCTGCGATTTGCTGGCTAGCAACCAACCAGATCAACTAATGAATACTTACATCCACTCCTAACATCTCCCACTCATTTTGGAAGACTGTGGAGGAAACAACCAGGCACAATGGATGACTAAACCATGATTAGTTATTCTGTAATAAACATACAAGAATTCATAAATTCAAAATAGTATTCTCCTTAAATGGTTACTTTGGAGGACTCCTCTTTCATTTCAATAGAAATGTCTCCCCCCTtgctcaaaacattaaaaaaaaaaaaagtccttttagGAATTACCTTCAGGGGCTGTTTGGAAAGTCCTCATAAGAGACCTTCCTTCATCCATCGTCACACATTTACTGTATTTGTCATCGACTTCATTCATTAACTTAACAAGTATTTAGCTACTGAGTCCCACTATGGTACAGGGATACAGTGGTGAGCAAAACCAGACTCATAACACCTTTGCGGAGTTTATGGATGGGAGAAAGCAACGAATAGCCAGCAAACAAACACAAGTTGTCCAAAGTCCAGAGGCAGGTGCGGGCCACTTCCAGAGTCTACAGTGGCATCTGACAAGGTGAGGCCGTGCTCAGCGGTGAAGGGTCAGCAGGTGAAAGCAAGAGGGCTAGGAGAAGCATGCAGAAGGGAACATGCACGCCAAAGGTCTCCAGAGCTAGAGGGTGCCAAGAGCGGATGGAAGCAGAATGGGAGACTTGGGTAGTTCAGAACATACAAGACCACATCGGGCACTTTGGAATATTTTCTTCATCCTAAGGGCACCAGGAAGCTGTTCCTTTCGGTTATTCAGTGATACATACAaatcacccctcccccaaatttaGTGGCCAGagacaactttttaaaactttatttttccccccattattCTGTGGTTTGGCTGGGccctctgctctttccacctGGGCTCACTCGTGTGGCTGGACTGAGCTGGCAGGTCAACTGTGCGAGAACATCAGCTGGCCTCATTGCTACATCTGGCCATTGGCTGGGACGTCTCAGCTCTCCATGCAGCCTCATCTGCTAGTAAATTTCCTTACATAACAGACTCAGGGCTGGGATCCCAAGGGATGAAGGCAGAAGCTGCAAGGCCTCCAATGGACTGTGCCCCAGAACTCACACAACATCGcttctgccatattctgttaGTCACAGGAAGTCATGAGCTGAGCCCAGATTCCAGGGATAGGGAAACAGACCCCAATTTTTGCTGGGAGAAGCAGCAAAATCACATGGCATAGGAATTTGGGGCTACTGAACTGAACTATCACCACATTGAAAGATTCTAAACGGGAATGGAAATGATGTGTGGTAAGACCTGGTTAGGCTTCAGATCTGGAAAGGTCACTGGTGATCTTGGGAAGAGGGTCCTGCCAGGGTCTGAGCAAGAGATGATGGCAGCCTGGACCGGGGTGGTGTGCTGTGGGTGGAGAAAAGTTGGCGGAGCAAGGAGACATTTAGGAGGCAAAATGAACAGGGCTTGCTGAGAAGTTGGTAAAGGAAGGTGACAGCAGCGGGGAGGAGGTGGTTAAGGATGACACTTTGGTTTCTGGAGCTGGGTAAAGAAAGACGTGGGAAGCACTAGAGGAAGTGAGGACTTGGGACAGAGAGATCATCACTTTGGGTTTCTGAAGACAAGCAAGAAAGGAAGGTCTGGAACTTAGAGAGGCTCTGACTGTCAAAACATTTTGGGTAGAACATTTATATAACA from Mustela nigripes isolate SB6536 chromosome 16, MUSNIG.SB6536, whole genome shotgun sequence includes these protein-coding regions:
- the KCNAB3 gene encoding voltage-gated potassium channel subunit beta-3; translated protein: MQVSIACTEQNLRSRSSEDRLCGPRPGPGGGNGGPVGGGHGNPPGGGGSGPKARAALVPRPPAPAGALRESTGRGTGMKYRNLGKSGLRVSCLGLGTWVTFGSQISDETAEDVLTVAYEHGVNLFDTAEVYAAGKAERTLGNILKSKGWRRSSYVITTKIFWGGQAETERGLSRKHIIEGLQGSLERLQLGYVDIVFANRSDPNSPMEEIVRAMTYVINQGLALYWGTSRWGAAEIMEAYSMARQFNLIPPVCEQAEHHLFQREKVETQLPELYHKIGVGSVTWSPLACGLITSKYDGRVPDTCRATVKGYQWLKDKVQGEGGKKQQQAKVMDLLPIAHQLGCTVAQLAIAWCLRSESVSSVLLGVSSAEQLMEHLGALQVLSQLTPQTVMEIDGLLGNKPHSKK
- the TRAPPC1 gene encoding trafficking protein particle complex subunit 1, translating into MTVHNLYLFDRNGVCLHYSEWHRKKQAGIPKEEEYKLMYGMLFSIRSFVSKMSPLDMKDGFLAFQTSRYKLHYYETPTGIKVVMNTDLGVGPIRDVLHHIYSALYVELVVKNPLCPLGQTVQSELFRSRLDSYVRSLPFFSARAG